The proteins below are encoded in one region of Dioscorea cayenensis subsp. rotundata cultivar TDr96_F1 chromosome 18, TDr96_F1_v2_PseudoChromosome.rev07_lg8_w22 25.fasta, whole genome shotgun sequence:
- the LOC120281860 gene encoding probable carboxylesterase 12: protein MSNQIDSDEILIDFHPRFRTYKSGRVERFFGTTTVSSGLDPSTGVLSKDLLLPLPSSSSSISARLFLPPHPQPHSLPILLYFHGGGFCIESTTSPTYHSYLNSLSLTSTVLILSVDYRRAPEHLLPTAYSDSWQALQWLTSSREEEWLISYADFTRLFLAGDSAGANIVHQLALRAGREKLGEGPHGFPELRGAMLVHPYFWGSTPVGNETKDELARSRVECLWKMTASPEMGVDHPCFNPFAEGAPPLAGVCCRRVLVCVASEDVYCERGKLYYEKLVGSGWDGVGELWVDEGEGHVFHLMKPLSDKALEMMKKVVAFLNS, encoded by the coding sequence ATGTCAAACCAAATCGATTCCGACGAGATCCTCATCGACTTCCACCCACGTTTCCGAACATACAAGAGCGGCCGAGTTGAGCGTTTCTTCGGCACCACCACTGTCTCCTCCGGCCTTGACCCTTCAACCGGCGTCCTCTCCAAAGACCTTCTCCTTCCcctcccctcctcctcctcctccatctcAGCCCGTCTCTTCCTCCCTCCTCATCCTCAACCTCACTCTCTTCCCATCCTTCTCTATTTCCATGGTGGCGGCTTCTGCATTGAATCCACCACCTCCCCCACCTACCACTCCTACCTCAACTCCCTCTCCTTAACCTCCACCGTCCTCATCCTCTCCGTTGACTACCGCCGTGCTCCTGAACACCTTCTCCCCACTGCCTACTCTGACTCCTGGCAAGCTCTCCAATGGCTCACTTCCTCCCGTGAAGAAGAATGGCTCATTTCCTACGCTGACTTCACCCGTCTTTTCCTCGCCGGAGACAGCGCCGGAGCTAATATAGTTCACCAGCTAGCTCTAAGAGCTGGCAGAGAGAAGCTTGGTGAAGGTCCTCATGGTTTTCCGGAGCTCCGGGGAGCAATGCTTGTCCACCCTTACTTCTGGGGGTCAACTCCTGTGGGGAATGAGACTAAGGATGAGTTGGCGAGGTCTAGAGTTGAGTGTCTTTGGAAAATGACAGCCTCGCCGGAGATGGGAGTTGATCATCCTTGTTTTAATCCCTTCGCCGAGGGGGCGCCGCCGTTGGCCGGAGTTTGTTGCCGGAGAGTGTTGGTTTGTGTGGCGAGTGAAGATGTGTATTGTGAAAGAGGGAAGTTGTATTATGAGAAGTTGGTGGGAAGTGGATGGGATGGTGTTGGGGAGTTGTGGGTTGATGAAGGTGAAGGTCATGTGTTTCATTTGATGAAACCTCTCTCTGATAAAGCCttggagatgatgaagaaggtTGTTGCTTTCTTGAACTCTTGA